A window of Fusarium musae strain F31 chromosome 1, whole genome shotgun sequence genomic DNA:
CTTGTGGTGTTGACTTGGCTTTTAGTGTAAGTGTGTGCTGACTGACATCCAAGCAAGAGGAAAGGCGCTGAATTATATGTGTTATTTTAGAATCGATTTCAGTTGGTCGACTAGGTTTACAACGATACACGGTATTTCGCATTTCGGGAACAAGTGATGGTCATAATGTTGATATGTTTGTTGTGGTGGTTTTCGGGTCTAGGCACCTTGGTAGGATCCAATGTCATCGGGTTTCGGGTCTGGCGTACCTAAGGCATACCTAGTTTCCACCGACTAATATATTCACAACGACCCAAGTTACGTAAGGAACCGTTAAAGTGACCATATCAACAGCGGGTTGATGAGTTTAGCTAGACAAGAGTGATACTGGAAGTCCTCGTATCAATTAAACCTCTTGGGCCATGTTACTTACAATCACTACGATATTAAACCCAACACTGACGTTTATGAGTGGATATGGGAACTTGAAGAGTCTCAAACTGGACGAAACATCCAGCAGCAGGAAATTGAGACTGTGGCTTGAAACCTTTGATTTGTGACTTTATGATATATTTCATCATTATCTGTAAACACGTAGTACCTACCTGAGCAAGCCAAGGTAGTAAGTATCTCAATGgaactcatcaatctcagGTTTCCCAAAGATGTGTACGTACGTACCCGCCGAAGTGGGGGAAGAAAAGCGGTCTGGAAAATAAAAGCGGCAGAATCTGAATATCCCACTTAATTTTTCAAACTTTTGGCCGAGACTACACCAGCCAAGACGAGAACAAGACAAGCCGATCACAGTAAAATCAAGTCAAAGATTTCACTCACAATGGCCGGCTCAATCACCAAACCCAAGAGTAGGTCGAATCAGCATAAACAAACCCCACCCAAATTTACTGCCTCCAATGCTGACTCGATTGTCCAGAGCCCAAGTCCAAGCGAACTCCCGTTCGTCTTCGCCACAAGATCGAAAAGGCTTCGGCCGCAAAGCAAAAGAAGGAGCGCAAGTTGGCAAAGAAGAACCCAGAATGGCGATCAAAGTTAAAGAAGGACCCCGGCATCCCCAACCTGTTCCCCTACAAAGAGAAGCTGCTCCaggagattgaagaaaaCCGTCTAaagaaggccgaggaggCGCAAAGAAGAAAGGAGCTGGCCAAGGCTGCAAAGACGGGCTCCAAGGACGAGGCGGTCACCGCCGACGTCCAGGTCGACGTCGGCGACGAGATGGACGAGGACGGTATGGACGAGGATATCGACGAGTCAAACCCCATGGCTGCGCTCATCGCGAGCGCccgtgctgctgctgctacctATGATCGACAACTCgctgacgacgacgacatggacgaggacgacgatagCGACGACTCCGACAACGACCGTGGCCCTGAGATGTCCATTGGCCAGGCCTCGTCGAGAAAGACCTACGACAGAGTCTTCAAGCAAGTCGTTGAGCAGGCCGATGTTGTTCTTTATGTCCTTGACGCTCGCGATCCCGAGGGCACCCGCTCTCGCGAGGTTGAGCGCCAGATCATGGCTGCCGCAGCTGGCGGCAAGCGACTGATCCTGGtcatcaacaaggtcgaTCTCATCCCTCCCAAGGTTCTACGGGACTGGCTTATCTACCTGCGACGATACTTCCCTACTCTGCCTCTCCGAGCCTCTGGCGCTGCTCCCAACGCCCACACCTTCAACCATCGCGATCTGACCGTCCAGAGCACCTCCGCCACGCTCTTCAAAGCCCTCAAGAGCTTTGCCGCCAGCCGGCAACTCAAGCGCGCCGTCTCTGTTGGTGTCATCGGTTATCCCAACGTTGGCAAGAGCTCTGTTATCAACGCTCTTCTCTCAAGGATGAGCGGCAAGGGTGGCAGCTCCTCCAAGGCTTGCCCTGCTGGTGCCGAGGCTGGTGTCACCACAAGTATTCGCTCGGTCAAGATCGACAGCAAGCTCACTCTTCTCGACTCCCCCGGTGTTGTCTTCccctcatcgtcttccaCACAATCTGCTGGTCTTGTTTCTCTCAAGAACGCCACCGAGGCACATGCTCACTTGGTTCTCCTCAACGCTGTGCCCCCCAAGCAGATCGACGATCCTATGCCCGCCGTGACTCTTCTCTTGAAGCGTCTCTCAGCCTCTCCCGATCTCATGCAGAAGCTCACAAGCGTTTACGATATTCCTGCCCTCCTCCCTGATCGTACCGATGGTGACATCACCACGGACTTCCTCGTTCAAGTCGCCCGCAAGAGAGGCCGTCTTGGTCGTGGTGGTATTCCTAAcctctctgctgctgctatgACAGTCGTCACTGACTGGCGAGACGGCCGCATCCAGGGTTGGGTTGAGCCTCCTGTTCTAGCTGTCGAGTCGACAACCACCGCCTCCAAGCCGGCCATCAAGAACGCCGGTGAGGACGAGGTAGCTGCCGACCAGAAGCAGATCGTGACCGAATGGGCTGCCGAGTTCAAGCTCGAAGGCCTATGGGGTGACGACGAGGGCAGTGCCGAAGCCGCCGATGCTATGGAACAGTAAAGAAAAAGTGTTTCAGCGGTTTTTGTTCGGCAAAATGACGGAAGGGTTTAACATGAGTTCTTCACTGGAAAGTTTGGCGTTTCATGGATCTGGTAGACCGGTTTATATCCGCGCATATACATTCGTAAAAAAAACAACAATTTGTCTCCCCAAAACTCCTACATGGTTTACCAAGTGACTCGTAGATTATGCATGATGCCGTATGCCTCCCAATACAACCCAGCTTTGGCTCGTCTATATCTATGCTTCGATCAATTCCATCTTGACACCGCGTTTGCCTgtcatctcatccttctcgtcaCGGACTCTAACCCTGACTTTTTGGAAGAGCTCTACCTTGATCTCGCGGCTTCCCTTGGTTGTAAGCGTGTATGTCTCTGCGTCGTACTCGGCCTCGGGCTCAGGCTCCGCAAGGTCTCGAAGGCGGATCAGGCCCTCTGTACCAAAGCGTGGAACAAGGACGACGAACCCGTTGCTGAAAATCTTCATCACGAATGCGTCTTCCTCCGcaaccttgcccttgagggcCTGGCCGACATAGTAAGCGATGCTGGCACGACCGGCCATCTGAGCGTTGCGGTGGCGCACGTTGATATTCTTACAGACAGCCTCAAGGCGACCCCGGCTGCGTACGTTAGGGTGTATGGCCTCGTAATCGATGGCAGCAGCGAGCTGTCTGTGGGCAAGAAGATCGGCGTAACGGCGGATGGGAGAGGTGAAATGTGTGTAGATCTCTGAAGCAAGGCCGTAATGGCGGAATTCAGGATAGGCCTGTGTTCCAGAGCAGAAATACTCTGCACTCATCATGCAGCGAGTAGCCATGATACGCACAAGggtgttgaagaatggcTCCTTGGGGTCCACGCACTGATCCAGAGAATCCGCAAGGGCCTTGCTGGAACCGGTCCGCAACTCCATGCCACGCTTGGTGCGGAGTTGGTTTGATAGTTCATCAAAGTTTGTCTTTGGGGGAGCCGCGTGACGACGGAGAATGGCAGTTTGAGGAAATGCTTCATAGATCTTGGCTGCAACGCTCACGTTGGCGAACAACATGAACTCTTCGACGAGAGAGTTTGTATCGAGAAGCTGCTTTGTCTTGACATCAATAGGATCAGACGTCTCAGATTCAGTTTGCACCTTGACTTCTGGGGAGGAGAGGCTCAGGGCACCAGCATCCATTCGCTTCTTCTTTAATTTCTTGGATAGCATGAGAAGCATACGCATTCCCTTGGTAAGATCGTCTTGCTGAGACTCATCGTCGATTCGCAACTGAGCCTGTTCATAGCTGAATGCTTCTCGAGATTTGATGACAGACTTGGTGAAGCGAACGTTGACGATGTCAGCATTGTCGTTCAGCTCCCAGAGCACCGAGAATGCAAATCGCTCAACGTAAGGCTTGAGCGAGCAAAGATCGGtaccaagaagaggaggtaGCATATCGATACGCTTATCGACGAGATAGACTGTGGTACCCCGGATACTGGCTTCAGTATCCATGGCATTGGCAGGCTTGACAAAGTTGGACACGTCGGCGATGTGAACACCAACTTCATAGTTCCCGTTAGGGAGCTGCTTGGCATGGAGGGCATCATCGATATCCTGGCACCCAACAGGGTCAATACTGCAGATGAGAAGACCTCTGAGATCCTCCCTCTGCTTCCAACCAGGATCTTCTAGGCTTGTCGGCACCCTCCAGTCGTGTCCCTCTCTGGGAAGGCAGTCCAGCACGGTCTTGGGAAAAGGCCGATATTGAACATCCCACTCCAGCAACAGAGCTTCGGTCTCGGCCGATTTGGTCTCCAGCTCACCCAAGGATCGCACGAAATGTCCGATAGGATGTCTTGAGTCGCGCTCCCAGGCATCAATGGTTACCAACAGGCgcttgccaagaaggtcaGCAACCTGGCGCGTACGAAGGCGGATTTTGGGAATCTTCTTGTCCATTGGAATGAGGAAAACGCTATCCTGCTTGCGACCTTGGCTGGAACCCTTACTGGCTGACGATGGGTCAATATGACCAACATACTGACGCCAGTTGCGCTTGATAACACCCACAACCTTGGCCGTAGGCTGAGGCTTGCTCTCCGATGCACTCTTCTGAGTCTTCTTGACCTGCTCTTGCAAGGCCTTTCGCTCCTTCTCAGATACGAGATCCTGGGTCTCCTCCACATCTGCATTCTcgttcttggtgatggcgtcCTCCTCAATGATCTTTGTCGAAGGTTCTTTCCActgatcttgaggaagaaCTTCAACGAccacaacatcaccatcaacggcTCGGTTGATGTTTTCACGGCCCAATACGAGAAGAGGTTTGGGGAACGCCGGTACTTTGATTGAACCCTCGAGGTAGTTATATGGCGACACATTGAAGATTCCTTGATGCATTAAACCAGCCTTGACTCCAgtcatcatccttgacagGGTAAAGTACTCAGGGTACAGCATCTGGCCCTGCTTCTTGAAAGACTCTTGGTTTTGGGCTTCTGCGACTAAATCTAGTAGCCTCTCGCCATCTTCGAGGCCACTCACATAGTCCCGGAGAGAAGATGCATGAAGCCCAtcttccttggccttgcgAAGGTTCTCTCGATCATCGCTGAGCATCACTACTGCTGGGAGATTTTTCGCTTTTGTCCTGGCAAGATGTTCGCCGTACCACTTGACGGCTAACCGCACAGCTCTGTCATTCCTGTCATTCACAGTCTCATTTGCCTGGCGGTGGACGAATGTCTCGAGCCTAAAgtcgttgaagaagacgtAAAATCTCTTATCCTCGCTCTTTGTGAGCCCCACTAGACGGTTGTAGAGTGGTAATGACCGATTTCGCAGCTCCTCGAGTACTGTTTGCAGAATGATAACATCGTAGAAAGCTGAGCTCTGCTCAAAAAGGTCCATTGCGTTGAGCAGCGCGTTAGTATCAGGCACCAGGTAATGGCCCTGAGGGAAAGTCTTGGTGCCTGCTGGCTTGTCCGAGAGCACAAAAGGCTGAGCTGCAATACTCATTAATGAACTTGACGATTCAGGCGGAAGTAATAGTCTTACCTTGCTGAGCAGCATTTCTAGGGGCTTCCTGAAGACAGGCTTTGCAGAGCTTGGAAGAGCAGGGGATGTCAGTTCGTAAGTAGACTTCTCTCACGATTTTCTGTACTTTGCCACTCCGGGTTGATCGCACGTAGACCTTGCTGGAGATGTTTGAGGCCAGAGAATCTGTCTCGGTAGATCTTTTTAAGCTCGCCATATTCGACAGTCTACTTTTCTCGCGGCGTGGTAAAGTTTAGAGTAGATAAtaatgatgaaaagactgtTGATCGCAAAGCGCCCGAGTAGGCGATAGTGGGGCGCTTATCGATAAGTCAGCAATTGTTTCATGTTCTTCGAAAGTCCTGCGAACGAGCAGGAATCTTTGGTAATAGTCTTGAGGGCTATTACCCCTGAAGGAcgtgaaaaaaaaaaaaagcaagagTAGATCTCTCTCTACATTGGCTGTCAAGAGGACTCTAGACGATAATTTCCATTACTTCTTTGCCTTTCTTGGAAATATATGTTTAAGCAGATCCTTATCACATGACGCTATAGTCACGTGCTCTGAACTTCACCTCACTCACCTTCCTCTCAGATCTTCTATCTGCAGATTACGTTTCATACAAAATTCGATGCCCTCAGTACCGAGGCCTTGAGATTCAAATAAAACAGATCATGTGTATGCTTTTCGAGTGAATAGCTGTTGTCTTGGAAGTGTGTTGCTAAGCTGCTGCCTCTTTCTCCATCAGTTAAATACAAATGACTTACGCGTATCCGAGCCGACAGTCGCATGCTATTCAAATCCACAGAATCCATAGCATCTCTCCATATCTGATTGGGATTCCATTTTAATAaatggagaaaagaaaaaaatcaTTGGAATTTGCCTTAGTTGCACTCAGAGCGCCAATCCAGAACCTGCGAGGTCTGGTCAGCGAGACCGCATACTACCTATACGACAGTTTCAACATCTTCTATGAGCCAATCATATAAGCCTTATTGAGTTAATCTGTCAAAGGGACAGGTTCAAAGTCCCAAATGCATACACAAAGTTGTGCCATCCCACGCGCCCTTTAGGTTGCGTTCAGTTACCCTCTCCGACACGGGCTCAGAGACGTGTCTTTCCTCGAAGCCTGTTGCATGATATGACTTGATAGACAGGATTAAGTGCCTAACAGAGTCTCGTCAGGGGAAACACTGTTAGTAACTACGAGCGCCGCATCTGGTCAAGTCCTACCATCTGCATGGATACGAGCCAGGAAGCGTCATACTGATACAAGGAGAAAGTTTGGCCATGAAGTGCTATGATCCATTAGGGGGTCTGTCTATTCGCTGTGTGAGGTGTCAAGGCTCGCACTTTTTACCCTCTCACGAACGTCGGATCCCGAGTCATGTTAGCAAGAGCTTACCAGGGAGATGACCAAGCACCAAATGTTCACCCGGTTCAAAAATATACAGCCTCTATATCCCTAGGGTCTCACCAACACCTAAGAAGTTTGGAAATACCCTCGGATTTGTTTTGTAGTCCAGCATACGCTGTCTCGTGGAGGTCGCAATGCTGTGCCTCAGGGGTTGAGCATACTGCAAAACGGAAGAAATTACTGACCTCATTCTCAGAACTGTTACCTCAAGGAAAGCAGCCCTTTCGGCGCGTCCGTCTCCTGTGCAATTATGGAGTCATATTTCACGGTTCAATACCACAAGGATTCTCAGCTGATAGTGCACCGGCTGCTTCGGGGGGCCCAGAGCCGACAGATTTGCCTGATGCGACTCGAAATCAATGTTGCAGCGATGGACACATTTGACAGCCAGCCTCAATATGCAGGTAGCGTTCTGAACCAATGGCAATCTCGCTATGCGCTGTCATGAGAAGTATTGATACGGAAAAGGATTGACTTGGCAAAGCCTCTTTAGGCTCCGAGGGTTCACAAGGATACCGCAGGGCTGCCGAGCCCATCAGTAGAAGTTCTCGACAGATGTGCTTTCCATGTCATCGTTATATCTTCCCGCAGGCCTCGGACATTGAGTCACACATGATCATGTTGAGTTGGCTACTGTCCCACCATTGGTCCTAGCCATCTACAGTATCATTCAAACATTCTATCTTTAACACAGAGTATAACTTGACGAGCACAACATTATTGCTCGATTCGTTCCAACTTCTACTCCACTGCCTTGCCCGATGGAGGCAAGTCAACGTGTTTGTAAAGTGTACTATGGCTGGCGATATGAAGCCTGTGCGAAGGATGGGAGGGATATCACAACGATAGTGGCAAATTCTAATATTAGCAAAGTTGTCGAGAACGATAGCCGACAGGGCAACAGTGACCTACGCGGGCTTACTGCAGTCGCGAGATTGCTGTCATCAATATCCCTGTAGCATATTACTATGACTGAGGTTGCCATTATTGATATCGCTTCGAGATTTGAAACAGATCTTGGAAAATCAAGCAACTCACACCGGTAGAGCTGCCACAGCTCCCAAGATTGGGATTGGTATTATTGACAATATATCGATATGGCGGTTCTTCACCTTCAGTCTGCctgggggaggggggggaGACAGATGCAACCAGCCGAAGTATTTTCTGCCAACTGCAGAGCCTTGGTTGTTGCACATTGATGGGCTTTAACAGACCCGACAACTAAGCTATTCGGGTCTATTGTCAATCCCTTGATTTGTGAATTACTCGATTCTTCAACCAGTTTAGACGAGCGTCGTGTTTAGCATATCCAGGCGTAGCTGTGGCCGGTGAGCAGAACCCTAGGACGACGCGTCGATCCATGTGATGGGCGAAGGGGTAGCAGCAGGCTGCTGTATTAGGAAATGCATGACGCCGGGTACTGTTAGGCCCGGGGGTTTGTTCAAAGTCTGAGATGCGGCGCGCGTCGGAGAAGAGCTCACGGGGTCGCGTTTAGCGTGCAACAAGAGCTCGTAAGAAACAAGAGGATGCATGTCCTCAAAGAGACTTTGCAATCGAGCATGAGAGGAACATGATCTCCTCCTGATTACGAAGGGCTCAACGTCAGCATATGGTGGACAACTTATACAAAGCATGCCTCTTTGCTTTCATGGCACAAAGTATCTCAAGAGCATGGCGCGCGTCGTAGAAAAGGAAGCCTCACGGCAAAAACTTGAACATGTCGATGGTAAGGACTTACTTGGTGAACAGGAACTATCATTCTGCCACTGGATGGAATCAGGCATCGACGGTAACGAATAGGAAAAGATACAAACCGGATTGCTGGACTTTGAACCATCTGAAAGACAAGCATATCACAAACAGAACAGGGGCCTAGGGGTGAGGCTATTGGAATGAGGGCCGAGACAAACGCCTCTTGTTGGTAGCCAGGAATCGGCCGCACGGACTGATGTGATTGGTTTCGTACTCGCAAGTCAGCCAGAAGACGAAATTTCCAGCCGGTCAGGCGTCACAAGACAGAGAGCCGAGGACAGATTAGCAAGGATGATACATCAGCATGATGCAATGCGGACCCGGATTTATGGAGAAGGCCTTTGACTCAGGTATTGTCAACGGGCTAAGAGATACAATGGCGACTCAGTTATTCAAAGAATCGAGAAGCCGCGCAAGGTGAAGGAGATggcagccagccagccagccagccaaacAAAACGGGAGGTCAAATTATACCTTGGGGACGCGAGACCAGGATCTGGCGAGGGGAAAGTCAGCCACTTGAACGGTGATTTTCCACAAGAGATTAGGCCGAGGCGAAGAGACTGGGGGTCCGGCGCCGGCAAGGTTTCACGTGCGGGCCGGCCGGGAAAGCAACCTCATACGCCGTTTGCCAGTGATCTACAAGCGAGATTTTTACGTTACGGTTTAAGGCAGGTACTGAAGTTGAAGGTCCATGTTTAGGGCGCCTTTGGCTTGGTGTGTTTGAGCACGTCCAGACGACGACTGAGTGGTAGGCGAACCATGACGACGCAACAAAGACCAATGAAATTACGCAAGAGACTCGTGCTACAGTATGAacgaagaggaaaagaagaggaagaagaaaaaagcttGAGGATGAGGCTCAAAGATACTAACGGCTGAACGGTTTCATAGATGACAGGTTGTTGGAACATGGAATAAAAGCCGCGGCGGGCCAAGTCAAACACAGGCGAGATGGATCCGTTTGGTGGTGATCGATATCGGTAGCCCCCGCTCATCAATAATGGATGGGAACTGTGGCTTGTTAGTTCGTACATAGGCATGCAAACTGTCTGTGGATATGAGCTGAGCATCACGAGGGACCACGGGGCACAGATGTCTCTCCCATTCCCAGAAGGTGAAGGGCCATGCTTCTCGCGTATCTCGTCTACGACCTTAGGTCAATCCATGGACCATGGCGGAAACAGCAACCTCTAGGGTCCAGGTTGGGGTCACGGTGGATGGGtctgtgtatgtatgtatgtacatacatacatgggGGGGCATGAAGATCCTGGATCTGGAGAATCTTTGGGAGCACTCGCATGGCCAACATAGGTAGCGGGTTTGGCGGGTCCCCCTACCTGTCTATATGCAGAGATGCAGCCTCTCGCTGGCCATGGCATTTCTCCATGATCATACTTGTACATACATTGTCCATGAAGGGAGGAGAGCCACATAGCGGGAACTGTGTGAGTGCGGGAACGGATGGACAGTGAACGAGGATCGTGGGTTGGGCTGGGTTGGttaggctgggctgggctggctggGGACATGAATTGGTGTGGTCCGGGGTCTTGGGGCGATCGTTCCCGCACCTCCCTCCCTCTGCCATAGCTTCCTGGGGCTCCATCTGACTGCTAACTATCCGGACCTAGGAATGCATTTCTTAGCAGTCTGCTGGGCGGTGAGTTCTTATAGTATCTCATACGCATTTGCGAACTCTTGTGACGCTCTGTAGAGCGCCTTATCAAGCAGGAAAGGCTACATCAGAGGcatgacaaggacaaggggGGTTTAAGAGTGGACAACGGTGGAACGGATCATGATTCTGGGGTCGCGATTGATCGACTCGGTTGGCGTTCCGGGCA
This region includes:
- a CDS encoding hypothetical protein (BUSCO:EOG09260AQB~EggNog:ENOG41), whose translation is MASLKRSTETDSLASNISSKVYVRSTRSGKVQKIVREVYLRTDIPCSSKLCKACLQEAPRNAAQQAQPFVLSDKPAGTKTFPQGHYLVPDTNALLNAMDLFEQSSAFYDVIILQTVLEELRNRSLPLYNRLVGLTKSEDKRFYVFFNDFRLETFVHRQANETVNDRNDRAVRLAVKWYGEHLARTKAKNLPAVVMLSDDRENLRKAKEDGLHASSLRDYVSGLEDGERLLDLVAEAQNQESFKKQGQMLYPEYFTLSRMMTGVKAGLMHQGIFNVSPYNYLEGSIKVPAFPKPLLVLGRENINRAVDGDVVVVEVLPQDQWKEPSTKIIEEDAITKNENADVEETQDLVSEKERKALQEQVKKTQKSASESKPQPTAKVVGVIKRNWRQYVGHIDPSSASKGSSQGRKQDSVFLIPMDKKIPKIRLRTRQVADLLGKRLLVTIDAWERDSRHPIGHFVRSLGELETKSAETEALLLEWDVQYRPFPKTVLDCLPREGHDWRVPTSLEDPGWKQREDLRGLLICSIDPVGCQDIDDALHAKQLPNGNYEVGVHIADVSNFVKPANAMDTEASIRGTTVYLVDKRIDMLPPLLGTDLCSLKPYVERFAFSVLWELNDNADIVNVRFTKSVIKSREAFSYEQAQLRIDDESQQDDLTKGMRMLLMLSKKLKKKRMDAGALSLSSPEVKVQTESETSDPIDVKTKQLLDTNSLVEEFMLFANVSVAAKIYEAFPQTAILRRHAAPPKTNFDELSNQLRTKRGMELRTGSSKALADSLDQCVDPKEPFFNTLVRIMATRCMMSAEYFCSGTQAYPEFRHYGLASEIYTHFTSPIRRYADLLAHRQLAAAIDYEAIHPNVRSRGRLEAVCKNINVRHRNAQMAGRASIAYYVGQALKGKVAEEDAFVMKIFSNGFVVLVPRFGTEGLIRLRDLAEPEPEAEYDAETYTLTTKGSREIKVELFQKVRVRVRDEKDEMTGKRGVKMELIEA